TGCTCGGCGCCGCCTTCGCCCTGCTCGGCTCGATCGGGCTGGCGCGGCTGCCGGATTTCTTCACGCGGCTGCACGGCCCGACCAAGGCCACCACGCTCGGCGTCGGCGCCATGGTGCTGGCCTCGTCCCTGTACTTCAGCACGACGGCGCCGGGGCTCAGCCTGCACGAGATCGCCGTGCTGGTGTTCCTCTTCATCTCCGCGCCGGTCTCCGCCCACGTGCTGGCCAAGGCGGCGCTGCACCGGAAGAAGCCGTGAACTGGCTCGCCGTGCTCGGCGGACTGGCCGGCGGCGTCGGCCTGTTCCTGCTCGGCATGGGGCTGATGACCGACGGCCTCAAGCTCGCCGCCGGCCCGGCGCTCGAGCGCACCCTCGCCCGCTCGACGCAGACGCGGCTGCGCGGGCTCGTCTCGGGCGCGCTGGTCACCATCCTCGTGCAATCCTCCAGCGCCGTCACCGTCGCCACCATCGGCTTCGTCAACGCCGGCCTGCTCAGCCTCGGCCAGTCGCTGTGGGTGCTGTTCGGCGCCAACGTCGGCACCACCATGACCGGCTGGCTGGTCGCCCTGGTCGGCCTGAAGTTCGACATCGCGCTGCTGGCGCTGCCGCTGATCGGCCTCGGCATGCTGCTGCGCCTGACGGGGGAAGGCAGCCGGCGCGGTGCGCTCGGCACCGCCATCGCCGGCTTCGGCGTGCTGTTCCTCGGCATCGACCTGCTCAAGGACGCCTTCTCCGGCGTCGCCGCCGATTTCACGCTGCCGCACTGGGACGGCCCGCTCGGCGTCCTCGCCCTGGTGCTGGTCGGCGTCCTGATGACGGTGCTGATGCAGGCCTCCGCCGCCGCCCTCGTGCTGGCCTTCACCGCCGCCCAGGGCGGCATGCTCGGCGTCGACGCCGCCGCGGCGGTGGTCATCGGCGCCAACGTCGGCACCACCGTGACGGCGGTCATCGCCACCGTCGGCGCCACCTCGAACGCGAAGCGGGCGGCGGCGGCGCACGTCCTCTTCAACGTCCTCACCGCCGCCGTCGCCCTGCTGCTGCTGCCCTGGCTGCTCGCCGCGCTCGGCATGCTGCGCGCGGCGCTCGGGCTCGACTCGGCGCCGGCCGCCAAGCTGGCGCTGTTCCACACTGCCTTCAACCTGCTCGGCGTGGCGCTGATCTGGCCGCTGACCGGATGGCTGACCGGTTTCCTCGAGGCCCGCTTCCGCAGCGCCGAGGAAGACGAGGCGCGGCCGCGCCATCTCGACCGGACCGTGCTGGCGGTGCCGGCCCTGGCGCTCGACGCGCTCGGCCAGGAAGTGCGGCGCATGGGCGGCATCGCCCTGCGCATGGCGCGCACCGCCGCGGCCGGCGCCGGCGGCGACCGCGCGGCGCTGGCGCGCGACGAGCGGATCGTCGACCGCCTCAACCTGGCCATCGCCGACTTCATCGCCCGCCTCTCCCGCGCCACCCTGTCGCAGGACAGCGCCGCGCGCCTGCCGCAGATCCTGCGCGTGGCCCGCTACTACGAGACGGCGGCGGACCAGGCGCAGGAAGCCGTCGCCGCCGCCGCCGAGTCGGCACCCGGCGATTTCCCCGCCGGCCACGAGGACTTCCGGCGGCAGGCCGAGGCCCTCTTCGCCCGCTGCGATCCGGACGCTCCGCACGCCTCGCCCGCCGAGATCGATGCCGCCCTCGACGGCTTCGAGGCCGACTACCAGAACCTCAAGGCCGAACTGCTGGAGGCCGGCGCGCAGGACCGCCTCGCCGTGGCCGACATGGACGCACGCCTGCGCGCCGCCAGCGCCCTGCGCCGCGCCGCGCAGCAGATCGCCAAGGCCGCGCGCATGCTGGCGGGCGGCGCCGTCCCCGCCCACGACCCCGCCCCCGCCATGGACAAGACCGAGCGGAACGCCCCGCACTGAAGCCGGAACGGGCTGACGCAAAAGTCAGTCTCCGGAATACGGCGGGGATGCGGCCAGGGACGGGATTTGAGTTGAGGTGACGAACGTCTCAAGCTCGGCCGGAGCGAACCTTTGCACGCTACTGCCGAACGGCAGCTCACAACCCGAAACGGACTATCAATGTTAAAAATCACCGGCCTGCGCGGCTCTTCGCGCAGGTCCGGTGGATTATGCGTTACATCATAAATTTGGAACCTTGCTTGTGACGTAGCGTTTCGCCAAGTTAACGAGTTGCCGATTTCTCTTTTGGAGTTGGATTCGCACATCGTCCCACTCAAGCAGCAACGGAAAAGATGAGCGGACGCCTGCTTCTCCCACGTCTAGAGCGGAAAGGCCTATTAGGCTGCCGTCAAATACCATTGAGTATCTCGTATGCGCTGATTCGATTCTGGCCCGAGCTGCGGTAACGGAGTCCGAGATTAAATCTCGGACGAATTGATGAATTGAACTCAATGATTCGACATACCTCCTCGCCGCGGCAAGTAGGTTTACATCTTGAGTCATTTCCGAAAGCACGGTCTTTTTGAATTTTCCGTCGGACTCAAGTACGTCCCTTTGTGCCGCGATGAAGACGGAAAACTCCATCTGTCCGAGTTCGTCAAACGAGGTCCAATGACCATCCTGTCGGATGAAGTGAATTGGGATTCCTCGATGCTGTACATGATTTCGAAGGGCTTCCATGAAGCGATATTCGAAGAACTTATCGTATTCCTCCGAGCAGCGTCGCTTTACGGTGTCGGCGATATCTACCCTATCGGGAACGCAATCAGCAATGTGCTGGGGCAGTTGGTCGAAGTACAGCTTGGTAGCCGTAAGGAGGTTTACGATGCGTATGTTTAACGCTGATCTGATCTCGAACAATTCGCCGTAGCTCAGGGTGTCTCGAACTGCGTTTGTGACCGCGATATCCAGAAGCTGCTTTTCGACGGAAAGGAAGTTAGAGACAACAATCTCGTACTTCTCTTCTATGGCGAACGCGTCGGTCAAGATCTCGCGGGCCGCCTTTAGGGTCACGAATTCTTCCGGCGTAATCTCAACTTCCGGGACTATATCTAGGACCGCTTTGCGAAGGACGTAGGTCATGACGCATAACGCTCAAAGTAACAGGCTCTGCGCGGCTTCATCGCGCAGCGTCCGTGTTGATGGATGGGTTGGGCGTCAGGCGGTTGCACTGGGATCATCTACTTCGAGAGCGAAGGCGGCACAGGCCAGCCAGAGAAAGAAGACGCTTAGCCGAAAGATTACGATCTCAATGCCGTCGGCCTGCAAGAAGTTGAGTACGAAGACAGCAAGCCCTCGGTACTCCGTAGTTGCAGAAAAGTACCCAAGAGCTGCGTCATAAACAGAGAGCACGACGAATGCCATAGACCAGTCAGACAAGCGCTTGCCGTCAGGCGTTTGGTTGGAGAAAACGACGGTTGAGCGGAAGTGGAGCTGACCGAGGCCAATGAACTTGCGGAGTATGGGAAAGAAACCGGCCATCAGAAGTGAGTACGAGAGCACAAACATGACTACGGCAAAAACTGAAACCTTCTTCAGTGCCTCGTACCCGGAATCAAGGGCTAGGGTGGTTGGATCGACGCCAGCACGGAGCAGCCAAATATCGAGATACAGAAAGAAGGAGAGTAGAAGAACCAGAAACTTTCCATCGGCCATCTTTTCGAGTAGGGACGGTAGAATTTTCCCACTCTTGGCAATGGTTCCAGTGTCGTCAGTCAAGTGCAGTCCTCCGCTCAGGTGATGGATGATGAAGGCGCCCAACGTGAATTGTTCTGCCTAAATGACAGATCGTTTTCCGTCACTTCCGATGGATAAATAGGAGTTGTTGGCATTCGAGTATCGACGCATTAATCGAATAGCTATTTTTTATAGGTCCCAAAGTGCAAACTAAATGGAGCGCGCCATCTCTTGCTGCTTGCCGCCCTCATGCTGCCATTGCGCAAATGGAATGGCAACTGCGGGCGACTGCTCCTGCCGGCAGCGGTAGTAGCTGTTTTCAGAATGAACATCCGCTCCGGCCGATCAGCGGGAGTTGGCCCTGAGCCAGTCAGGGGCTCATTCGGGGCGGCAGCACGCGCACGCCGTCCTGCAGCGACTGACTTTCCCCCGGCCGCCCTCTCCTTTCCCCTTCGCAGCGTCGTCCCCGCTGGCGACGGCGCGCGGGGCGGGAGTAAGATGTGCGGGTCGCCTGTACAGTCGAGGTATGCCATGACCGACAAGCCCATTGCGCCATCCGGCGAACCGAACATCACCTGCGCCGTCTGCCGCCACGAAGTGCCGCTCAGCGCCGCCTTCACGCCGGAGGGCGCGGAATACGTCGAG
The window above is part of the Denitratisoma sp. genome. Proteins encoded here:
- a CDS encoding Na+/H+ antiporter subunit G, with the protein product MNPAIEAIVSALILLGAAFALLGSIGLARLPDFFTRLHGPTKATTLGVGAMVLASSLYFSTTAPGLSLHEIAVLVFLFISAPVSAHVLAKAALHRKKP
- a CDS encoding Na/Pi symporter, producing MNWLAVLGGLAGGVGLFLLGMGLMTDGLKLAAGPALERTLARSTQTRLRGLVSGALVTILVQSSSAVTVATIGFVNAGLLSLGQSLWVLFGANVGTTMTGWLVALVGLKFDIALLALPLIGLGMLLRLTGEGSRRGALGTAIAGFGVLFLGIDLLKDAFSGVAADFTLPHWDGPLGVLALVLVGVLMTVLMQASAAALVLAFTAAQGGMLGVDAAAAVVIGANVGTTVTAVIATVGATSNAKRAAAAHVLFNVLTAAVALLLLPWLLAALGMLRAALGLDSAPAAKLALFHTAFNLLGVALIWPLTGWLTGFLEARFRSAEEDEARPRHLDRTVLAVPALALDALGQEVRRMGGIALRMARTAAAGAGGDRAALARDERIVDRLNLAIADFIARLSRATLSQDSAARLPQILRVARYYETAADQAQEAVAAAAESAPGDFPAGHEDFRRQAEALFARCDPDAPHASPAEIDAALDGFEADYQNLKAELLEAGAQDRLAVADMDARLRAASALRRAAQQIAKAARMLAGGAVPAHDPAPAMDKTERNAPH
- a CDS encoding DUF3330 domain-containing protein, with protein sequence MTDKPIAPSGEPNITCAVCRHEVPLSAAFTPEGAEYVEHFCGLECYQQFVAESKRRGEGGPGGKA